The nucleotide window ACTTTTATCATTCTGAATGTCTCTCTCTCCTGTGTCACATTGCTCTCTTTGGAGAAAATATAGAATAAAGGGACTTTTATTGGTAATTGGAGACCTTTGTCATTCTTCTTGATCACCCAGTGTCTGAGCCCCTTGCTGTGTTGGGGGAACAGTCTCTCCCCACTTAGGGATCTTGTGGGAGGCAGAGCCCTCTCCCTCCGCAGACAGTGAGAACACCAGTGCTTTCCTGGACCTCGCGGAGAGGGCTTTGCTTCACCTGGTGCTGGCTGAAGCCCAGCCTGAGCACGACTTGCAGAGCCGTCCTCTGGGCCCCAAGAGGGGAAACGTCTTTCAAACAGAAAGTGCTTGGACTTAGGCAGCGAAGTGCTGCAGAAATGGATGGAGGCATGCTGGGCTGGGTCTCCAGGGATGGCTCCCCAGGGGGCGCGGATCAGCCTGGGAAGCACCCAGTTGGTTGGCGGCCGTCAGGAGCATGAGTGTGGGGATCCTCTCGCCACAGCTGCTGGCCCCAGCCCGTCTCCATATCTCTGGGCAGTGCTGCTGGTGGTGGAGAAAacgtcctccctgcccccactcctggCCTGTGACTCCCCTCCCCAACAGCGAtggagacagggacagagggaggaacaggagCAGCAGAAGCATGGCCTCGGTCCTGCACCCACCTTCCACACATCTTCCATGCAACCCAGAGCTGGAAGCCGGGGGCCGCGTGGACCCCAAGCTGCAAGGCAGTATGGGATTGTAGTTTTTGGCTCTCCAACCTCTTCAATACAGAAAGCCAACCAGAAGGAAAGCGGGCTGGTGCAGACAGAGCGTACCCCAGGTTTGAGGAGGGCAAGGAGTCCCGGCCTCACAGAGTGCCAGCCCAGGGGTAAATTTCTGCTGGGTCATAGAAAAATAAAGTCGAATTTCTTATGTTGGTGAgattaaaaatttcatatatatatatgtcattgGCCTTattaaaatccttcagtggcttcTCTCAGCCCTGAAGCAAAGTCCTAAGTCCTTACTCCGGCTCAGAAAACTCTAACACCATGCTCTCCACCCCTCCTGCCACAGCCTAACCCCAATTCCTTGTATTGCCCTGAGCACATTCCGCTCTTTCTGGCCTCAATACTTGGTTCTTCATGTCCCCTCTCCTTGGAACACTCTCTTCACCGGTGATGCCATCCCAGAGAACGGGCTCTTCCTTAGGGCTCAAATGTCACTGCCTTTGAATAAGCCTCCCCTGACCTCGCTGGGGGAGCAAAAGCACTTCCTTTGTgctccccgcctccccctgcAAATGTTACAGAACAGAGTGCTTAGCCTGTTCACCTTGTCGGCAACCCAACTGTCTCCCCAGCCACCTGTGTACCCCCTGGAGGGCACAAACCATGCTCCTTTCAGTTTGGATCCCAGTGGCCAACTCTGTGTCTGGCACCTGGGAGGCAGTTAATCAACCTGGTGCTGGCTGTCGGATGAGAAGAGGCTGGAAGAGTaggcaggggaaggaagaagaggggacAATGCAGAGCTTTTCCTACTGACTTCGGGGAAGAAATCACGAGAGAATTGGGAGGAATTCCTGATGATAAGGGCATAGCTCTTGACCCCCCCACACCTGTGACGGGATTCAGCTGGGAGAGCGCCTTACACATGCAGAGCATGGGGGCCGGGCTCAGAGGCGGGGCAGGGATTTCTGCCAACCAGAGCCACTTCTGCCTTCCTGGTGGGCTGTTCCTTCGGACCACGGGACCACCAGGGGTCTGCCGTCTCAGGGAGTGCCCACCTAAGTCacagactcaggtcatgatcccagaatcctgggatggagccctacatcaggctccctgctcagcggagagcccgcttctccccttcctgctgctccctctacttgtACTTGCCCactacctctgtgtgtgtgtgtcaaagaaataaaatcttaaaaaaaagaaaaaaagaaaagaaatcagcttgtccttttgaaaaacatttaggCAGCACTCCCAGGAGTAAAAATAAATCGAAAACCTGGTATTTTCTGGCTGTCTACCTGCTCCTGATCTTAGATGTTTCAGCTCTGGATGTGGTTTGGCTTGTTAATATTAGTTCCGTTCCAGCTCCTTATTTCTGATTCCAGTTTTAAGATGCACgtcaaaaaaaattctgacaacTGCCATCACGGGATGGGTATACAGGACATGTACTGAATTCTTCTGTATTTGTGGCTGTTTGGAAGGCCAGCAAGATTGCCAGCAAATTGTGTCTCTCCTATGCTGTCTTCCTGCCGTTAGCCAGCTCTTCTTATGGATCTTAGTCCTGACAAGTAATACAGATGCAATAACGTGATGAATGATTTTCCTAATTATGGAAACGAGGCATCCTTATCTCTCGGCAAGCCATCGTGCTCATCACGTGTTACGCATCATAAATCTCTACTGTCTACAGAAAATACAGTTGCCCAGGTCCTACCCCCAAGTCAGGATATTAACATCTCTAGGCCCTAGAATTTCCATCTTAAAAAgctcccccgccccgctcccTGCTCCGGAGGTGGGGGGGATCCTGGTACACTGCCAGGGTTGACATGGCAGTGGAGATGgtgtgagagaagagagggagtgggCTGAGAAGTGGAGGGGAGTCCAGCCTGGAGGCCCCAGAAACTTGGAAGTGATTCGGAGTTTGGGGCAGGAGTCAGGGGGTTGGAGCCAAAGATGCCTGAAGAGTGTGGCCAGCCCCAAGCTCAGAGGTATGAACAGAGGGTCAAGCAGGGTGGGTTTCACACTTTTATTCAGGAGTAGTCCCTTTGGCAACCCTTAGACTCTGTTCTAGAAGCCACGGTGCTGGAGACTATCGGGAACTGAGGGCTGGCTGTCATCCGAGAAGGACGGCTGAAGCAGGGGGCTGGTGGGGCTGGCGTGGTCCCTCACAGAAGGGCCCTGGGGGGAACGGCTGTGTCCTCAGCACGGTGGAGGCTGGAGACCTATCTACTCTCAGGGGgagcaggaaggggaaggagtGACTTCCTCAGGATGCCCTTTCTGTTGGCGCCATGACTCCTGAAGGTCTGCTAATGGGGCGCCATCTTGGGCAACCGCTCAGAGACTGACCCGCTCTACTTACCCTCCAGTCAGCTGCAGCTGGAGGCAGTCTGCCCCAGGCTCTCTTGAGAACACTGTCTCTTGACACAGGCCCAGAGAAGCACCCCCATCCCATCATCCCACTTGAGCCCAAGGCCCGGGGCCTTCCCAGGGAGGGCCAGAGCAGAGCTGGTCCTGACCCGTGGGTTATGGCAAAATTGGAAACAGAGGCTGGGCGTCTATGAGAAAAAGCCTTCATTTGCTGTCCGACTCATCAGGCACAAATGTCTCCACTCTTGCTCTGTGAGGGGAATGAGGTGGGATCGTATTTTAGGAATATTAGCCTATCCTCTCCCCACTGGAAGGCAGACCTACAGTGTCCATTGCCTCAGGGGAGGGATGAAACAACAGAAACCTGGTCTTGGTTTTGGAATTTGACTCTCAAGATAGGTGGCAAGAAACGCAAGACACGTACAGTGGATTTGGAAGAATGCATAGTGGGTTAGAGAAAAGGCCCCACTCATAAAGATTCCCTAGGTTGATGAGGGTTGGGGAAGCGAAGAGACTGGAGATCTCTGAGGTCCACATGTCAGGGGCCCCTGAGAAGAGGGCCCCGAGAAGGGAGCTGTATCTGAAGGGAAGTGGGGAGTGTGACAAATACCCCCAGAGAGGTCTGGAGATGACAAGGGTAGAAGAGCCCTGTGCCCTATGTTTCCAGGGTAGAGGCTGCAGTAAAGCAAAATGTAGAATAAAGCAGACCACTAACTGTCAGTCTGAGCCGATGGGCCTGGGACTGCTCTGCAGAGCTTCCCGAAGCCCAGACAAGTGCAGGTCTGGGAGCTGGAATGTCCTCACGCTCCAGGAGCAGGCCGGCCCAGGGAGGCTTCGTGACAGGGACTGAGAGAGCACCTAGCAGGTGCCAGGTCCACCCATGACCAACCCAGTGACAACCAGATGGGAACAGGATTGTTTTAGCTGGTGTGGCCATGCGCGGAGGAAGAAAGTCTCGCACTACTTAaagccttcccctcccctccccaccagatTCACCCCAGGAAAAGGTGGGAGGATGAGCCCCAAACTGACTGAGACTCATTTCTCCCACCTGGTGAAGTGGGGTTCATCGCAGAAACTCCATTCAGCgttggaaaaataaagttatgtTTCCTGCAGATGAGAATTGGTAGACTGAGTTGTATTTACTACGTAATTAACTAATTCATATCTTCTTCATGGTTTTGttataaataaaagatgaaaaaaggaaTTTCAGTGGGCTAACACCCTATGCGCCAAAGAAATGCCAGTCGTGGTATTTGTTCATCACAGACCTTCCCTTGTGtctttgaattcagaaagcacAGAGGTCCTGCCATAGGTTTGGGTCAAATGACTGGCATTCTCTGAGGGAAACTTCTACAACTCAAGTTCATGGGCTGTTCTCTTTCCATTTATGCTTCCTCAAGGGTTCATCCTCAATGATCCAAATGCAGGGGCCTGAGAACAGCACTTGCTGGTGCTCAGGATGAGGATGGATGGAGGACCCCGACCCCCACCCCGGGCTGCTGTTCCATGGTGACCAACAACAGCCCTGAAATGACAATtctgggaggagctggggggcaggggcacagcgGTGGGGAACCACATTAGTGGTTGTGGGAGAACAGCTGGGACTCCCAGGCAGTCCAGAAGCTGAGGAAGCCAGAGCCCCGCAGTGAACCCCACCAGCTGAGGGCTTGCTGCCCCACTGGGCCCAGTCACGCCCCAGGTTGGAGGAAAGTGACACAGATGGCCCCGGAGCAGCTGGCGCTGGGGTAATCCCAGTGCTTCTGGCTCATGGATCTCCAGGCTTGACTCAGCCGTTCTCCTTCATTTCATCGTCCCATGGTGCATTGGGCATTCGTGAGGGCTTCTGGGAGCATAGGCAGGGCAGGGGCAATTACGGTAAGGCTGGAGAAGCCtgtgggggaaagagaagggaagacagtGAGTACGTGGTGGGAGGGGAGGTCGCCTTTCCAATAGGGGAACCTCGTGTCGCCATCCACGGCCAAGCACGTGGAGTCTGTGTGAGTCCCTAGCAAGCATGCTACCAGCCAAGAGTCTGAGAGGATTTACTGAGATGAGAACTTAGAGAGAAGCTCCCTCCTGTCAGCATAGTTCCTACTGAGCATGGAAATTCcattcaacaaagatttattgaCTTGCTTCCTTCCAGTGGAATTGCAAGCAGGTGAAAATTGAGTTGGGAGAGGGCGAGTCAGTCTCCCCAGAGCATCTGAAATCACAGCACTGTCCTTGCCTTTACCCCAGCCTTTGCCCGTCCCTCTTAGGACGACCTCTGTGACCTTAGCTGAGATGGGGACAAAGTGGGGTCCCCACGGGGAGTCCTGACCCTTGGAGTTTTTCCGGGGCTCCTCAGCCATGAGCTGAGCCACTCCCATCCTTGAGATGCCCCGGTCTGAGATCTGAGAGCGCCCCGAAAGATTGATGGACAGGTGCTGAGGCCATTGGCCCAGAGTAGAGCCTACCTGAACCAGAGCCAAACCAACaaacgggggtgggggaagacggAGGCCGGGTCCCCTGGCTCCCTTCATCATCTTCAGTGTGTGAGAGGTGGCCTGGGAGGGAGGACTCAGATACTCTCAGGCCCCGAGGGCGTCGATACCAGCAGGACTGAGCACCAGCGCCTGAAGGATGTCGGAGAGTGAGACGATGCCCAGGAGATGCTGGCTCTCATCCACTAGCACCAGCCGGTGCACCTGTGGGTGTGCAAAGGATCAGTGAGGGCTCGGGCAGTGTCGTGCAGTGACAGCAGGAGCAAGGTTGGCACCAAGAACCAGGGGCATGAATGCAACGTAATGGGGAGGAAAAGCGTGTCTCCTAGAAATCAGCTAGGGGTGGCTCTGACCACTCTGGGCAATGCAAAAGGTCCCTTTCGCATGGGGGCCCCAGGAAAAGGAGCAGTGGCAGACCAGTGTGGACACCGAGAGCTCGGAATGGCCATGAAATGGGAGGACAGGGCAGGTGCCCGGCGTGTAGGGACAGCTGGAGCTGCTCATGAGGACTGGGCCGTATGTCTTCAGGGCGCGTAGGTCGAGGCGTGGGGGGTACCTGCTCCCGGGCGATCCGGTCGATGACTTCCCCCAAGCTCTCGTGGGGCTGGCAGGAAAGGACCCCCTCCAGACACAGAGTCCTCTGCTTTAATGCTTCTCTCACACTAATGTCTAGGTGGTTGTAGGTTTGCTGGGCAGCCAagtgctggggcagggagggaagtgCCATGGGAGTCAGCCCCCCAGCCAGACCCCAGACCCCCAGACGCTGCCCCCTCTACACCCGTAAAGGTCCTTCTGGTCCACAGACATCCCTCCACCAATCCTTGCACCCAGAGCCTCTCCCCATGGCACCCTCAGTTCCCCATCCCCACACACACTTACAATCACATCAAAGCGGGAGTAGAGGCCCACAACCTGTCCtgcaggggtgagggtggggggagaaagagaagaggttcACATCAGGATCAGGATACCGTGCAAAGGCCAGGGGCAGGCTTTCAGAAGGAATTACTGGACACCCCCTCCAGGCTACTGGCTTCAAAATGATGCCTGGAGCTGTCACCACCTGAACCCACAAATCACACCACCTCACGGACAGAGAGACAGCCTGACACACCTCCTGATGTGACTCGACACGAGTACATAGTGTCACATCCGAAATAGCCTAGCCTCCAACGGATAGCCTGAAACTGACCAAGCCTTTAGATTCAATTTCCAATTTACGGGAAAGCTGGACATAGAGGAACAATACCGAGGTTCCCTGTAGAAAGCAGAGACGGATCTGGAGGTGGACATTCTGCAGGACAATGGACCCATGATAATGTCATGGAAATTAAGTGAAGAAGTATTCCAGACTAAAAGAGACTTAAGACAAAAGAAGCAAATGCAAAGCGTGGACCTTAATCGAACCCTGGTTTGGACAAATCaactgtaaaaaaatatatatatattctcaggGAAGGCGAGCAAATGAGAATTAGGAGCATATCTTAGATaatattaatgaattatttaGAGTTTTGTTAAGTGATATGggaaatattctgatttttaagaGGCACGGACTGAAGGGGTAGGGGGTAAGCAACACGATCTCTGTAATTTAAATCACTTCGgctagaaaaggggaaaaaacctgGTTATGGCAATATGTTACCAGAAATTAATCCAGGTAATGGATACGTGGATTTCATTATactttttttctatcattttcatatatttgaaatttttcaaaataaaaaataaatcaaaacactTCTTGGCAATTCTAACTTTGAAATGGTTTACAGCCATGGTTTAGCCACAGAAATGTAGTCCCTCTATCCCTCTTCAGAGCAAGGAAAGGTGAGCTCTGGCTGGATCCTCTGGCACATTTTGAGATGAATTAACACTAAGAGCCTCATCTCCTGTTTCCTCTCACCATGCTCATTTTATCACACATATTCCTCTCACACCATCCCCTGAAGTCAGAGGCTGGCTGTTGTTAAGATTCCCACGTCACcaacgaggaaactgaggcacagagaggctaagtcaTGGGTCCAAGACTCAAAGCAGGCAGACCTATAGCCCCAGCTCCACCCTGGGTCCTGAGCCGATGCCAGAACCCTGCCTGCCGCCACCCCAGCCCAGCCAGTTCAACTCCCGGGTTCAGGTACCAGCTTCATTGATCACGGGCAGCGCAGACACACGCCGGTCCACAAAGATGTCCAGTGCCATCAGGATGGGTGCTGTGTCCAGCACCACGGCCAAGTCCCGGAATGTCCCGATGCCCAGATCTTGGATGGTGCgggagaggaaggagggctgGGGCAGCAGGGCGCCCTGGTGGGTCAGGGACAGGTTGGGGTCGGCGGGGGGCAGGTCCCTGAGGGCTCCCATCGGCCTCCTCCCCAGTCCAAGGACTGTGTGGCCCCTCGGGGCCCCCCGAGGCTGTACCCCGGCTCACAAAGATATGCAGGAACTTGAGCAGCCGCTTGtgtgtgaggatgtggagcacgGCGCCCGAGACCGGGTCCAGGACGGGCAGACGGTGGATCCGGTTCTTAATGAGGGTGTAGACAGCTTCAAACAGGCTGCAGACGTGGGAGCAGTGGGTCTGTGGGAGAGAcaccctccaccccagcccaTGCAAAAGGAAGACAGGGTGTGCAGGTTGCCTCGTCCCAGACGGGATGAGCCCATGAGTTCGGAACAGCAGAGCCGGGGAAGGAGACTGTGGGGAGGTGCAGGTGGGTGGCTGAGGATCCTTACCTGCTGTTGGGAGAAATGGAGACCAGAGGCTTGAAGCAGCCTTGAAGGTAGATTTCTGTAGGCAAAGCCAGGGTCAGGCCCAGGGAGCTGGCTGCCTTGCCCGTCACCAGGTGACTCCCAGACGGTCTTCTGCCCTCCAGTCCCCTGGGCTTCCTCTCACCCCTCCATTGCTCCTTCCAGGAAATCCCCACTGCCCAGCCTCGACCTCGGGTGCTTGGCCCCACCCTCAACCACACACCCTCAGTCCCTTccacgtcccccccccccccaggtcccCCACCACCTCACCTCTCCAGGTCTCAATCTTGTGTTCTTCAATCTCATGGATCTGGACCTAGAGACATTGACAGACTCCAGAAGTCAGAACACGGGCCCCTCAGGACACCAGGCTCCCTGAGCCACCCTCTGCTCCAGCCCAAACGGGAGCCCCCGGGACCCCCAACCCACTCCTCACCAGCGGGGACCTATAATAGCGGTGCAGCACCAAGATGAAATCCGTGATGGTCAGCATCCCTGCAGGGTCAGGGGTGTGGGGGTCAGCCTGGAGCCTTGTGGTGAGAGGCAGGCTGAAGGGTCAGACCCCCTTCCCTGCTCTACCAGAGGCCAGGACAGAGACGGCTGTGGGAGCTgtggaaagagggaagcaggccagCCCCCTCCCGTGCCTGAGAAATGAGGTTGTCTCTTTCACGCTTCCCCTGtcatctctctcctcccctcacttTCTATGCTCCtaatttctccctcttcctctcctcccttcccatcTAGCACCTGTAACGTGGGACCACGGGGGAGTAGAGCTGGACTGGTCAGCCAGTCACACCTACTCCACATTTAGGGTCTCCAGCCTGGAGGCCACAAGACGGGGATCTGATGTTCCCTGTGCCAACCCCCCAGCTGGGCTCGGCCCGAGGGTCTGCTCAAGCCCACCATGCGTCAGAGCTCAGCCCCAGAATCACCGCAAAGgatcttttttcccttccccaccacctctgagtccctgcccctcctcacccaCAAAGCTTTGCTTCTTGCTGTCCCACAGAGGTGCTGCCCGGATGCTGTTGGCCACGAGGGCAAAGAAGGCCTTCTTGATCTGAGGTCCAGAGAGAACGGTGAGGGGTGAGGCTCTCCTTGACCCTCAGTGGTACCCTGTCCCAGCCAGGGGCCTTCCCTGGGGCCTTCTGCTGGTGTCTCCAGTACAGGAGCTCTACTGCCTTTCCTATGCTACGGCGCCCCCTAGACGTGGTCCTCGGCAGAGACACTTGCTTAGAGATGAGGCTGCTGGTGGCCAGAGGCCGTGATCCCTTCCCCTGGCTCCCCCGGGTGTGGGAACCTAAGCCAGTGTTTTCACTCGGAAGCCATATGTGGGCAGTCACACACCGTCTAGTTTTTCCTAATCTAAGCACTAGAGGTATACTTATTTACATAATACTTACAGAATACCCTTCTCTAAATAAATCTGATTCATGTGGCCTTACCTGAACTAATACCATCTACACTGGTAGCATTTATTCTGGGTGTATTTTTCTACATatcaaaataaatgcaaagctACTAAAATAAGCAAATGTGTTCGTCTACTACTAGACTCAGTGTTCTGTGAGTGGTTCTCATGCCATGCTTCTGGAGACATCGACCTGTGCTCTGTGATGGTGAGAATGGAGTCAGGCATTCGGGAACTTAGCCTAGTGGAAGAGAAGGGACTGGAGCGCATCTCAATTTTCTGTTACCAAGATTTCTCTGCTGTTTGTCCTAGACCACCCTGCTGTGTCTTCCATATACTCTGGGGTCTGCAAGTGCTCCTGTTTATCCTGGGTTTTCCTGGGAGTCCTCTGAAGCTTGTAGGGCAGAGCAGGCATTCctgtccccattttattttattttttatttaatattattattatttttagtactctttccacccaacgtggggctcgaactcatgatgCCAAGATCGAGAGTGGCATGCCCTTCTGATCAATCCCTATTTTAGAGACGAGAGAGGTAAATTGACTGACCCAAGACCCTACAGATACTAAATGGTGGATGGCAGTTAGGTTAGGGaagccctccccagccctggcctctgGGGTGCTCTGAAGGCATCCTGGGAGGGGACTctcagggggtgcctggcagGGTGTCCTGGAGGCTGTGAGTGGGGATTGCAGccccagcagagggcagcagtTGAGAGCCACCGCCTCACCTCCAGCGTGGTGTCGAAGATGACCAGCTTAGAGCTGGTCGCCATGGCATCGTAGCAGGTGTGTTCCTGCATGAAACGCATGTAGATCTGGGCCCCCGGCTTTTGCAGCTCATCGTCCCAGCCCGGCTTGGGTAGCAGGGCCCGCGGGGAGGGGCACAAGGCAGGCCTCTCTTCCACCATGCCCAGCTCATACCCCCAGGCCCCAGTGGCCGGGAACTCTAGGTCTAGCTCCAGACCATCTGTGCTGGAGCCCGCGGTTGAGGCTACATCATCGGAGGGGAAGATGTCCCACTCTGTGGGTGAGGAGCCCAACCGGGCCAAGGGAGCAGCTTGGGACAAAGGCGTCGCCTCGGGGAATGTGGCCTCCAGCCCGGTGTACTCAGCAGGTGGCCTGGCCTGGGGATCGGTTGGATCtgttggaggggcagaggacaatAAGCCAGTCTTGTGGAGCACTTTCGTATGTGCTGGCTCAGGTCAACTTCACAGCAGCCTTGGAAAGCCTGGCAGCTGgggtcccattttacaggtgagaaagtGGAGTCTCAGAGTCACACAGGACAGTGGCTCTGTCCTGAGTTGGCTGTGCCGGGCCCCTGGGTCTGCAATGCAGATGACCTTTCCCATCTGGAAAAACTGAGGCTATGAGATGAGGCTTCGGTCCATCTCTGTGCTATGGAAGGATCCACAGCAGAGCTCCAACCCCAGGCTTTGGCACAGACCACTGCCCCCTACTCCCGACTCCCCAGAAGTGGCTTTAGCCTCACCTTCCCCCAGACCCAGCAGCTCTGCTTCCTCCACAGCCTCCTGCCTTGTCCACCGTGAGCCCTTGGCGCCCCGTTTCCCATGGCTTCTCTCTGAGCCAGTGCTCATGGCCGGCGATGGCCATGAAGTGTGTTCTTCTTGTTCTAGGAAGCTCATCTCTGGAAGGGGGAAGGGGGCCTGTTTGGTTAATAGGGAGTAACAcaacaaaatcaattaaaatgttatcaataataatatttaatattggcAAGTTCCCCTAGggtttttcttccaaaatatttgtCACTCAAACCTCACAGCAAACTTATAAAGGAGGTATTAATGATCATCCTTATTTTACTAAAGAGGGACCTgagatcagagaggttaagcaacttgccatagttcacacagctagtaagtgataAAGTCAGAACTGGGGTCAGTCTTCAGACTCTAGATCTGTcccccttcttcttctgaaaGATGAAGGAGGAGGTGAGGTACAAAGGGAAAAGAGACAGgataaagcaggaaaagaagagacaaaagcTGGGCTATGAGAGCAGAGGAGATTGGGGGCCCAGAAAGGTGGGAGACAAAGGAAGTGGGAGAAGAGGCTCCACTTACCGTGATGCTCCGGTCCCCCAAGGCGGCTCCAGGATGGGTtctgtggggagaagaaaggatggGTTCTGTGGGGAGAAGAAAGTCTGAAGGGGTGGAAACATGTCCCACATTCCCAAACAACAAAAGAGCTTTTTTTCCCATGCCCACACACACGTACACCCTCTACagccccccacacacaaacacttCTACACATCCAGAAAACCACACACTCAACCATTCCCAGATGCACACAGAACCACAGACGTCCCTTACACGAAGAATACCACTCACAGAcgcccacatgcacacacacgcacacgtgcgcgcgcacacacacagcgGTGTGCTCGCCGTCCCCTGGCCTCTGCTGCCCCAGCACCCATCCCCCGGGACCCCTACCCGGCACAGCTTGTGCTCCATGCGGCCAACCCCGACCAAGTGGGGAGCGAGTGCGCAACACCAGGCGCACAGCACTATTCTGGGCCCCGCCGTTGGCCCCTTGCCCTCTCCGGATCAGTTTCGCTCTGATTGGGTGTCAGGCGGCGGGAGGGAGGGCTCCGCAGGCTCAGCGGCTCCAGCCCGGAGcctgtggtggggtggggaaggcaggggcGCACCTGGAAtctcgaggcttcgtcctaggcTCCCTCCTGGGTCTTCAAGGACAAGCTTGAAGGATGTTGCTATGGGGGCAGGTGGCTTGGAGCCCTGGGTGGGGAGTAGGGGTGGCGGCACCGGTAGGAGGAGGTGGACTCTGGGAGTCCTCGGTTCCTTCTCATCTTTGTCCGGTggcaaaggagggaaaaatggagGCAAGCTGAGCTCAACCCTTGTTCCTCCTACAAACTTCAGTCGTAGGTGATGCCGGAGTTAAAAAGGGCAAGTTGGAGTCGACTGGGAGGCTGGGGCCAAGGGGTTTGTGGGCGGTCCCAGGAGAGCGGCCATTGTGTGTCCAGATGTCCCCATTGGAGTCCCAGGagcctgtcccttcccctgctggaGGAGTTGGGGTGGGATG belongs to Meles meles chromosome 9, mMelMel3.1 paternal haplotype, whole genome shotgun sequence and includes:
- the PRKAG3 gene encoding 5'-AMP-activated protein kinase subunit gamma-3, whose amino-acid sequence is MEHKLCRNPSWSRLGGPEHHEMSFLEQEEHTSWPSPAMSTGSERSHGKRGAKGSRWTRQEAVEEAELLGLGEDPTDPQARPPAEYTGLEATFPEATPLSQAAPLARLGSSPTEWDIFPSDDVASTAGSSTDGLELDLEFPATGAWGYELGMVEERPALCPSPRALLPKPGWDDELQKPGAQIYMRFMQEHTCYDAMATSSKLVIFDTTLEIKKAFFALVANSIRAAPLWDSKKQSFVGMLTITDFILVLHRYYRSPLVQIHEIEEHKIETWREIYLQGCFKPLVSISPNSSLFEAVYTLIKNRIHRLPVLDPVSGAVLHILTHKRLLKFLHIFGALLPQPSFLSRTIQDLGIGTFRDLAVVLDTAPILMALDIFVDRRVSALPVINEAGQVVGLYSRFDVIHLAAQQTYNHLDISVREALKQRTLCLEGVLSCQPHESLGEVIDRIAREQVHRLVLVDESQHLLGIVSLSDILQALVLSPAGIDALGA